Proteins encoded within one genomic window of Bacillus thuringiensis:
- a CDS encoding class I SAM-dependent methyltransferase, giving the protein MSQTVETLFSIFDSSAVVLRKELDVTYLEALVETGDNLFEGAILQEELSESAIERLNREYSTFNEETYKGEEIRKAFQLAILKGMKEGVQANHEMTPDAVGMFMSYLFHKFMQGKNEITVLDPAIGTGNLMTTVFNSAKEELTMSGFGVEVDEVLIKLALVNANLQKHAIEFFHQDGLAPLYIDPVDAVISDLPIGYYPNEIGASEYKLKADEGMSYAHHLFIEQSVKHTKEGGYLFFLVPNFIFESDQAPKLHAFIKETCFIQGLLQLPVSMFKNEKNAKSIFVLQKKGPSVTMPKQALLVELPKFSNMKAMEDIMDQLNTWFATHK; this is encoded by the coding sequence GATGTGACATATTTAGAGGCGCTTGTAGAAACAGGGGATAACTTGTTTGAAGGAGCGATCTTACAAGAGGAATTATCCGAATCAGCAATTGAAAGGCTGAATCGTGAATATAGTACGTTTAATGAAGAAACATATAAAGGTGAAGAAATTCGTAAAGCATTTCAGTTAGCCATTTTAAAAGGAATGAAAGAAGGCGTACAAGCGAACCACGAAATGACGCCTGATGCAGTTGGTATGTTCATGAGCTACTTATTCCATAAATTTATGCAAGGGAAAAACGAAATCACTGTTTTAGATCCTGCAATTGGAACAGGTAACTTAATGACTACCGTATTTAATAGCGCCAAAGAAGAACTAACAATGAGTGGATTTGGTGTAGAAGTGGATGAAGTGCTAATTAAACTTGCTTTAGTAAATGCGAATTTACAAAAGCATGCAATCGAATTCTTCCATCAAGATGGACTAGCGCCACTTTATATCGATCCAGTTGATGCAGTTATTTCAGACTTACCGATTGGTTACTATCCAAATGAAATCGGTGCAAGTGAATATAAGTTAAAAGCAGATGAAGGAATGTCGTATGCACATCACTTATTTATTGAACAAAGTGTGAAACATACGAAAGAAGGCGGATACTTATTCTTCTTAGTACCAAACTTCATTTTTGAAAGTGATCAAGCACCTAAATTACATGCATTTATTAAAGAAACTTGTTTTATTCAAGGACTATTGCAACTACCTGTTTCCATGTTTAAAAACGAGAAAAATGCAAAAAGTATATTTGTTCTCCAAAAGAAAGGTCCTAGTGTAACGATGCCAAAACAGGCGTTATTAGTGGAGTTACCTAAATTCTCTAACATGAAGGCGATGGAGGATATTATGGACCAATTAAATACTTGGTTTGCAACGCATAAATAA